GGGCGGGGACTTCTCCGAGCCGGTCACCCAGAACACGCTGCGTATCGTCAAGACGTTCTGGGCGCTGGACGCGGACCTGGCGGAACGCCGCCACTTCCCGTCGATCAACTGGAACGAGTCGTACTCCCTGTATCGCGACCAGCTCGACCCGTGGTTCGTCGAGAACGTGCGCGACGACTGGCCGGAGAAACGCCAGTGGGGTATCGACACCCTCGACGAGGAAGCGGAACTTCAGGAGATCGTCCAGCTCGTCGGGAAGGACGCGCTGCCGGAAGACCAGCAGCTCACGCTGGAAGTCGCACGCTACCTGCGTGAGGCGTGGCTCCAGCAGAACGCGTTCCACCCGACGGACACCTACTGTGAGCCCGAGAAGACCTACCGTATCCTCGACGCCATCAAGACCTACAACGACGAGGCATTCGACGCGCTCGACGCCGGGGTCCCGGTCGAGGAGCTGACAGATCTCGAGGCCGTCCCGCGGCTCAACCGGATCGGTGTCCAGGAGGACTACAACGAGTACATCGACGAACTCGAAGCGGACATCGAGAGCGAAATTCAGGAGCTGTACTAACGATGAAGAAAGAATACGAGACAATCACGGAGATCAGCGGCCCGCTGGTGTTCGCGGAAGTCGACGAGCCGGTCGGCTACGACGAGATCGTCGAGATCGACACCGGCGACGGCGACGTTCGCCGCGGCCAGGTGCTGGAATCGACGAGCGACTACGTCGCGATCCAGGTCTTCGAGGGAACCACGGGGATCGACCGCAATTCCTCCGTGCGCTTCCTCGGCGAGACCATGAAGATGAAGCTCACCGAGGATCTGCTGGGGCGTGTCCTCAGCGGTTCCGGTGACCCGATCGACGGTGGCCCCGAGATCGAACCGGACGAGCGACGTGACATCGTCGGCAAGGCGATCAACCCCTACTCTCGGGAGTACCCCGAGGAGTTCATCCAGACCGGCGTCTCCGGTATCGACGGGATGAACACGCTCGTTCGCGGTCAGAAACTGCCGATCTTCTCGGCGTCGGGACTGCCCCACAACGACCTGGCACTCCAGATCGCCCGTCAGGCGAGCGTCCCGGAAGAGGAGGAGGGCGACGACGACGAGGGCTCGGAGTTCGCAGTGATCTTCGGCGCGATGGGGATCACCCAGGAAGAGGCAAACGAGTTCATGGACGACTTCGAGCGCACCGGCGCACTCGAACGCTCCGTCGTCTTCATGAACCTCGCAGACGACCCCGCCGTCGAGCGGACCCTCACCCCGCGGCTGGCACTGACGACCGCGGAGTATCTCGCCTTCGACAAGGGGTATCACGTGCTCGTGATCCTCACGGACATGACCAACTACTGTGAGGCACTGCGCGAGATCGGTGCCGCACGAGAAGAGGTCCCGGGTCGCCGTGGCTACCCCGGATACATGTACACCGACCTGGCACAGCTCTACGAGCGCGCCGGTCGGATCGAGGGTCGGGAGGGCTCGGTCACCCAGATTCCGATCCTCACGATGCCAGGCGACGACGACACGCACCCGATCCCGGACCTGACCGGCTACATCACCGAGGGCCAGATCTACATCGATCGGGACCTCAACAGCCAGGGGATCGAACCGCCGATCAACGTCTTGCCGAGCCTCTCGCGGCTGATGGACGACGGGATCGGCGAGGGACTGACCCGCGCCGACCACGCCGACGTGAAAGACCAGATCTTCGCAGCCTACGCGGAAGGTGAGGACCTGCGCGACCTCGTCAACATCGTCGGCCGCGAGGCGCTGTCGGACCTGGACAACAAGTACCTCGACTTCGCCGACCGGTTCGAGACGGAGTTCGTCGACCAGGGGATCGACACCGATCGCTCCATCGACGAAACGCTCGAACTCGGCTGGGACCTCCTCTCGATGCTGCCCAAGGACGCACTCAACCGTATCGACGAGGACCTGATCGAGGAACACTACCGCGAAGACGAGACCCAGGAAGTCACCGCGGACTGACGCCTCGTTTCCGTCCATTTTTTCCAGTCGTAATCGGGTCGCCAGCGGCCGCACTTTCTCGACGCGAGCGGGTGTCGAGCAGTCGTCTCGACCGGGCCGACGAGTCCCCTCGCCGTCTAGCAGTTTCCCTTTCGGCAGGTTTTGCCGAACTGACGAAGCCGCTCTATCCGGTGTCTGTGTCCGGATCGCGTCTCCTCGTCGGGGTTCGGAACGTGTACCAATCCCTGTTGGCATGGGCTGTTTAAGTGCCGGGCCGTTATTACAACATGAACCATGTTACAGTCTGGCATGAGTACGTACGTACCGGGCGGCGAAAGCATATTCCTGTGGGTCGGGACGGCAGGAATGTTCCTGGGGATGTTGTACTTCATCGCCAGGGGCTGGAGCGTCTCCGACCAGCGTCGCCAGAAGTTCTACATCGCGACGATCATGATCGCCGCGATCGCCTTCGTGAACTACCTCTCGATGGCACTGGGATTCGGTGTCACGACCATCGAACTCGGTGGCGAGGAACGGGCGATCTACTGGGCGAGATACACCGACTGGCTGTTCACGACGCCGTTACTGCTGTACGACCTCGCCCTGCTCGCGGGGGCCGATCGGAACACGATCTACTCGCTGGTCGGTCTGGACGTGCTGATGATCGGCACCGGTGCGCTCGCGACGCTGTCGGCGGGTTCGGGCGTCCTCTCGGCGGGTGCCGAACGCCTCGTCTGGTGGGGTATCAGCACCGGCTTCCTGCTGGTCTTGCTGTACTTCCTGTTCAGCAACCTCACCGACCGGGCGAGCGAGCTCTCGGGTGACTTGCAGTCGAAGTTCTCGACGCTGCGCAACCTGGTGTTGGTCCTGTGGCTCGTGTACCCCGTCCTGTGGTTGGTCGGGACCGAGGGCCTCGGACTCGTCGGCCTCCCGATCGAGACGGCAGCGTTCATGGTCCTCGACCTGACCGCCAAGATCGGCTTCGGGATCATCCTGCTCCAGAGTCACGCGGTCCTCGACGAGGGACAGACCGCGTCGGAAGGCGCAGCCGTAGCCGACTGATCGCGGCTCCCCTCTCGCCACTCCAGTCGAAACACTCAGGGCGACCTGTCCGGTAGTGTAACCGACTCGGGCCGTCGTCGTCACGACGGTCCGTCCGACGCACCGTCCGCACAGCGCCGTCTCAGTACACCCGCGTTTCAGTACTTCACAATGGCCGCTTTCACATACGTCCAATTTCACGCGCTGTTCGTCCTCCCGGCGCTCGCGGTGCTCGTGGGGGTCGCGGGGATTCGCTCGCGCACGACCCGAAGCGAGGTCCGGCCCCTCGCCGTCGCCGTCATCGTCGCAGTGGCGATGCTGTACACCGTGCCCTGGGACAACTACCTCATCCTGCGGGGCGTCTGGTCGTACGGCACCGACAGCGTCGCGGCCGTCATCTGGCACGCACCCATCGAGGAGTACCTGTTTATCCTCTTGCAGCCACTGGTCGCCGCGCTGTGGCTGCACGTGATCTCGCCGGGGATGCCGGCGAACGACGAGACGACGGTCTCCGCCCGTGATCGGGTGGTCGGGGCTGCGGGCGGAGCGCTCGTCGGCCTCGTCGGCGTGGCCC
Above is a genomic segment from Halomicrobium sp. LC1Hm containing:
- a CDS encoding lycopene cyclase domain-containing protein; amino-acid sequence: MAAFTYVQFHALFVLPALAVLVGVAGIRSRTTRSEVRPLAVAVIVAVAMLYTVPWDNYLILRGVWSYGTDSVAAVIWHAPIEEYLFILLQPLVAALWLHVISPGMPANDETTVSARDRVVGAAGGALVGLVGVALLTTDATFYLGAIVAWSGPVLALQWAVGWPYLLARGQTLVVAVFAPTAYLWIADRVALESGIWILSEQYTTGLAVLGLPLEEAAFFLVTNVFVIQGLLLYPWVIDRWQSR
- a CDS encoding bacteriorhodopsin, whose protein sequence is MSTYVPGGESIFLWVGTAGMFLGMLYFIARGWSVSDQRRQKFYIATIMIAAIAFVNYLSMALGFGVTTIELGGEERAIYWARYTDWLFTTPLLLYDLALLAGADRNTIYSLVGLDVLMIGTGALATLSAGSGVLSAGAERLVWWGISTGFLLVLLYFLFSNLTDRASELSGDLQSKFSTLRNLVLVLWLVYPVLWLVGTEGLGLVGLPIETAAFMVLDLTAKIGFGIILLQSHAVLDEGQTASEGAAVAD
- a CDS encoding V-type ATP synthase subunit B — translated: MKKEYETITEISGPLVFAEVDEPVGYDEIVEIDTGDGDVRRGQVLESTSDYVAIQVFEGTTGIDRNSSVRFLGETMKMKLTEDLLGRVLSGSGDPIDGGPEIEPDERRDIVGKAINPYSREYPEEFIQTGVSGIDGMNTLVRGQKLPIFSASGLPHNDLALQIARQASVPEEEEGDDDEGSEFAVIFGAMGITQEEANEFMDDFERTGALERSVVFMNLADDPAVERTLTPRLALTTAEYLAFDKGYHVLVILTDMTNYCEALREIGAAREEVPGRRGYPGYMYTDLAQLYERAGRIEGREGSVTQIPILTMPGDDDTHPIPDLTGYITEGQIYIDRDLNSQGIEPPINVLPSLSRLMDDGIGEGLTRADHADVKDQIFAAYAEGEDLRDLVNIVGREALSDLDNKYLDFADRFETEFVDQGIDTDRSIDETLELGWDLLSMLPKDALNRIDEDLIEEHYREDETQEVTAD